The Acinetobacter wuhouensis genome includes the window GTACTACCATCAGCAATTGATTTATTGACCGCTTTAATAACAGTCTCTACCTGTTCAATACTCGATAAAAACCCGACGGTTGTTGCCAACTGTCGGGTCTTAAGGTCCATCGAATAAAATTCATCGGGTAATACTATTTTTCGCTCATGTGCAAATCGAAGTGCTTCAAGAAAAGTAACTGGTTGCATTTACTTGCCTCCGCTTGCACTCACATAACCCAACACATCTGCCGCATATAAAGCTCGTTCTAAGTTTGCTGTGAACTGAGACTGTGAAGCACTTGGCATCAATTGCATTAAATTTAATGCTAAATCCTCAGGTGATTCACTTGATTGAATCAGCTCATTAACTTGCTTCTGATCCAACAATTCAAACGAACGCTGCTCGTCGGTAAGCTCTTCAACCTCCTGCTGCTCTGGTGAGAGTTTCTTGGTACTGGCGGCAAAGCTAAAGGCTCTTTGTGGGAGGGCTTTGAACTGTGTATTAACTGAAACACCACCTTCATTCATTTTGAAGTGCTCAGCCTTAATGCCATATGTTTCCATAACATATTGCTGATTAAACTCAACTCCGAGATCCTTTAATTTTAAATCACGGTTAACGACATCAACATTAAGATCCTGCTCACCACCTAGAATGACTGTGTGCTTTTCAAAATTATTCAGGAGGCAAATTGAATCGATAATCTCTTGAACAGTTGGAGTAATCATTCGCAGATCAGAGTTACGCTTATCCATGCGTACTTCGTTGTGCACCACCCCAAGTGCCTTACTACCGCCCCCATCATTCTCAGATGTCATGGTTTGACCCAAGACGACCTTTTGAATCCTTTTGGTCATTACCCTATCAAATGCTTCAAAAGCTGAACTACCAGCACCTGAGAAGTTTGTACCTACAGTATTAACATCATCCTCAGAATCAATTGAAATTACTGACTGAGCATGGGCATTAAGTAATGCGGTGGTCATTGCATCAATATCATCTTGATTTCGCCCATCTCCCCCCACTTTACCCACCAATAACGGCGATCCGAAACGCTCTAAGAACTTCACCCAAAACTTGGTACTGTTGGTTTTAAAGAACCATAGCCAGTAAAGCTTGGAAAGTAATGGATCACCGTATGGCTGTTTAAATGTCGGTTTGCGTCGAGTCAAAAAGAACTTTAAGGGGTATGTCTTAAATACATCAATCTCTAAACTCGACTGAGGTTTTCGGAAAATTAATTGTCCATCATTTTTCGGCTCAAACCATTCAAGAGGCTTAACAACTATTTCACTCAAAGTAATACGACTTTGTAAATCAAAAGCAAAGACAGCCTCCATGACTGAATAACCGTATGGAAGAGCCTCCCATGCACCTGACACAATCTCAAAATGCCATTTGGTTAATAGCTCTTTAAGGAATAAAGTCTGTTCACCATGATCTTCAGCGAATCGCCACGGCGCATTCAAAACTGAATCTAGACGTGTCTCCATGGCTTGAGAAATTTCATCATCTGCCAATAGCACTGAGAGCTTTTGTCGAGATAGGCCCGCAGCTCTTAAGACTTCATCAATGTCAGCTGCACGCCCCATAGAAAAAGCAAGCTTCTCAACTGCAACTTCTGTCATTAAACCTGCTGACTTAGGTTTAGTTTTTTTCTGCTTTTGTGATTTAGCCATATTGCTTTACCTAGGTATAAACACGAGAACCACCACCGCCAGGACGAACTCTTGTTGGTGTGCTCTTAATCAATGGTTGTAAGCCATAGCGAATACCATCCATATGATGGTTATTCAGGTCCAGAATCTCAGGAAGTACGTCACCAGCTCGATTGACCTTATAGGAGTACAACTTGAATTCTCTTGCTGTCTCTGGACAATCAGGATGAATAACGATTTGCTTGAATTTCTTCATATACGTCACACCATCTTCTACAGATCCTGGCCACTTATCAGCAGCCTTGATCTTGAAGCCCTGACGCTTCATATAGCTGATCGTTTCAGGACGTGAGTTATCAGCTCGGATTTCATGTGTCCGTGCACCAGGTACTTCATCGAATAGATTTGGTAGATGGTCAATTTCACAGCCCACCTGATGTGCCTCATTACGAATATAGAGAATGTCGTTATGTATAAAGATGCGATTGAGTGTGGTTGGATCTTGCGAGAATCCCCAGTCAGATCCGTAATAAACCTCTGTCCAATCATCATCTGATTCAAATTCATCAACGACATAGCGACCAGAGAAAATAATCGCCTGACTAAACTCAAGATAAGCACCATGCCACACATGTTCGAACATCGACCATGCATTCTCATCACCAGCAGCTTGCATCCGAATAGCGCGCTTACGGTCCTCTTCGTATTCATCAAGTAAGGTCTGAGGTGCAAATGGATTATTGTTGATGTTTACTTCAATAACGATTGAATCATCTGGAGCAAACTCACCACGTAAAAACTCATCAATCGGATCATCCTTTGACTCTGGGTTCCAAGTCGCCCAGATTTGCGAACCTTCGGCACGCATTGTCGGACGCAATAAACGTAGTGATTTGGCTGAGAGTCGATTCGCTTCCTCAATCCATGCGATCTTAAATCCTTCAAGTGACTTGATAGAGTCTGCCGTATGATCTTGCATACCTTGGAACAGGATAACCCCTTCACCACCTTTACGCTTTATCAAGTCACGTTGCACATCAAATAAATGCGATACGCCTAAGGCTTTAATCTTGTCTTCAATGAGCTGCTTACTTGAGTATTTAATTGATTTCTGGATTTCACGAATACATACGGCACGTAGATCCTTATCAACTACACATTCCTCTACCAGCTGTTCACCAACAAAATGTGATTTACCAGATCCACGTCCACCATATGCTCCTTTGTATCGAGCAGATTTAAACCATGGTTTAGACCAACGTGGAGTTTTTATTCTAAGCTCCACGCCCAGCCCTCCTAATCGACAAATTCTCGAATAATCTTGATCTCTAAATCTGCACCGTCTTTACCAGTGTGCTCAACCTTTGTGGTTCTACCATCAGTCTCTTGTAATGCCAGTTTCAAAAGACTTTGTTTAGTTTTTTTGTTTTTCCCCGAATCGTCATACATTTTTTGCATTTCCTTTAATCGGTAGTACTTATTGGCAATCGGAATATCAATTAACCCTGAATCGAATTTTTCACGTGTCTCTTCAAATAACAGAACATATTTTTTACTGAGATTTTTTCCACGGCGTTTAGTTGGATCGTATAAAGCGACCTGGGATCGTTCAATAATCAAGTCAAATTCTTGCTTCACAAGATCCGCAACCTCTTGAGGGGTATCACGGCAAGCAAGAGACTGAACTATAAAGATTTTCACAGGCTCTTTTAGTGTTGCCATATACACCTCTTTGTGTCGCTACGTGTCGCAAGATAGCCAAAAAAAAGAGCCTCTAGGCTCAATTGATTACACACGTCCCACAACAAGCAGAAATACTCTTTTCAGACACAAACGGCGCATTCTTTGCGATTTCTAATAATCGTTTAACGTTTGCATCCGCACCCCAACGTTTAGTCTCACCAAAGAATACTTCCACGTCGTGACCTGCTAAGTAATGCTTTGGAAGTCCTGTATGGTCGCTACAGATAGGTTCACCATCTTCATCGCGTTCAACACCAATATGATAAAGCTCATGTTCGATCAAACGGCAAAACTCAACATCATTCGAGTTTTCACAAAAACTTGCATCAACAGTGATTAAGTACACTGGCACAAAACCGAACCAATCCCGCATCTGTTGTTCTTGGCGAGCTTTCTTCCATCCGCCTTGATTGAACATTACTTTTTCGCACTGACCCAATACCATTCGCTTTTTAGCCACGGCGGCAGATGAAGCCCAAGCAAATGCTAAAAAGGTTTCATCATCATGTAAGAGTTCCGCAATATGATCGTGATCAGGATTATGTAGATGACCGCCAACAGTCAGCCAATTCGCAACAACCCATTCTTTTAGATCAGGCGCGGGTGCAAGTCGTATTACTTCCTCTTCCTCGGCTTGATCAATAAAGTCAGTCGGTGGAAATGGTCTAATCTGTTCCATATGGCATCCATAAAAAAACCCATAATTTCTTGGGAAAAATTATGGGTATAAAATTAAGTAGGCTATTGGAGTCTCACCTACACCAATCATAGTACGTAAATTAAATTTAATTTAAAATAGCAAATTAAATCAAGAAATAAATTTTAACAATTGTTGAAATATTCTATTAAAAACTATTACAAATTAAATTAATTGCATAACCTGATTGGATTCGATCGGGATGAAACCTTTCAATTTTGTACCCCATATCTTCAGCTAAATCATATTTACTAAACGCATTCGCTATCTTCTTTCCACCACGACCAGCAGCCCAAGAGCTACCCACGATTTCAATAAGAAGATTTAACTTCACAATATAAAAATCAAATCGCCAATTTCTTGTTGATTCAAATTGAAATTTACGGCGATAACCAATGAGATTTTCTTCTAATTCTTGAAATAGGGTTTCTTCAGCTTCTAAATATTTTTCTGTAGCTTTAGGTAATGGTTTTGCTCTCGGTTTTCTTTTTATTTCTGATTTTTTGGTAAGTTGAGTGTATTGGTTAATTTCCATAAATATGACCTAACAAACAACCAATGTAATTATGTTGTGAAATCTTTATTGATGTAATAAAACCCAAAAATAAAAGATTTTAAATAATGAAACCAATAACTTGAATTCATAATATTAGCTTAACATTTATTATCAAAATATTGAGTATTTTCCCATTTATTAAAAAACTTACTATATACTGACCAACATAAAACACTAAGAAACAAACAAGAAATAGCGCAAAATAAAACCCTGTAGATTTGGGAGAACCTACAGGGTATTTTTTTGAGCAAAAGGCTCACACAAATATAAAAAAGAAACAAACAACGCAATTAGTTCAATCAAGGATCGTATTCTAATCACAGCTTTCAAAATGAGCAATACTATTTTTATTCAGCTTTACAGAAAATCAACTAATTCACGAAATAAAATCAATTAACCAGCAATTTAGTCTTTAAAATCTACAATCACTCTTCCATTTAGGCATTAAAAAAACCCCAACATATGGGGTTAAAGGTTTCGAATTCGAAAGGTTTAAAAAGGACGAAATCGATCTAATTAAAATATGGCACGCCATACAGGATTCGAACCTGTAACTAATGCAATAGAAGTGCAGTACTCTATCCAGTTGAGCTAATGGCGCATTAAAAAGGACATGGTGATCCGCCACACCCTTGCCTTAGATTACGATATTAATCAGCTCGGCAACTGATCTACCGCTACTCAACACGACTGCTTCTCAAAGTTAGCTATTGATCTGCTCTGTGTCTTTCAATTCCATTGGTCGGGGAGTCACCCACAATTTAAGGCTCTGAGGCTAACTCAATGTGTGACGAAATCACATTGGATTCAAACCGATTTATACGGCTGGTTTCTGCATCCCACCGTTTGCGCTTATAGCTGAACAATTTGTACAGCGTCACAAATCAAATCGCCCTTGTTTCGGGTGGCGAACTACCCTTAAGCGTATGCTGGCATGATGAATCTCCCGATCATGTTACTTGTGCACGTCACAAGCACCTTTATAAAATTTAGATGTAAAAAAAGACGCCTAAGCGCCTTTTGTGTCTATTTACATTTTATTCAATATCAAAAAAATGCTTCTCAGTGATCATTCTTATTTCAATTCCTTGATAATATCTAACCATTGGATCATTCGAGTTTTTACTTAATTGATCTAAAAATCTATTTTCTTTCATTAGCTTTGAATATGTCTTATACCCTATTAAAATTCTTGATGGTTCTTTAGTTTCCCTAAAAGCATCAATCCTCATATCAATCTCTTTTAAGCTAATACCCATTACAAATCCCTCTAAATTTTTTTAGAATTATAACATTCACTTGTTACATTTTTTAGAATTATCAAAAATATAAAAAGCCCACTAAAAAGTGAGCCTTTACTCGTCTTTCCGAGCTGTCAACAAATTTACACCTAAACTTAGAGCAAGATGCAAAGTTATCGTAAATGATTGTTACTATCATTTCAAACAAATGATAAAAAAATACCCACTGATTGGAGTCAGTGGGCATGGAAACTGCAAAACGGTAGTGAATTACTATAACTTCGTCCACTATAGCAGAAATATGCCATATACCTTGTACAAGGTCAATCCTGCACTTGAAAACAATCTCTAAATTTTCTTTCCACAATTTTAACATTGGTTACCAAATGGTTATCACCTGTTAAAACAGCCAATAAATAAGCTGCGTAATACATCAAATTATTAGATTGTCTTATAATTGGAAAAACTAATTCTGCTGGATAACCATTCATATTTCTATGGACTGCATGCAAACCAGAATGCACATAGGAATTTAAAGCATTCCAAGATATTTTTTTAAATTCTATTAACATTTTAATAGCTTCATTAGCAGGAGTATTCTTTAACTCTAATTGCCTCAGCATTTGGTTAATTGAAGGAAATTCTTTATTGTTTTTCTCTGCCCTTTCTTCGCTCAAATCTCCGACAATTACATCTATCTGTTCATCACTCGCTATATATAACGACCACAAGGCCTTTAGTAAGGCTTCATATTGCAATCTAAATAATGCAAATGCAGAAGTATTGCATTTTGCATGCGCTATCAAAAATCTCAGGCTTGTAGCATGTTCGATTGAAATAAAGCCAAGAGAGTCTGCGGCTTTATATCTTAAAGATTCATTATATAACGAAGCCTTAGATATCGGAATTAAAAGCTCTCCTTCAAGATGGTGAGAGGAGTAAAGCAGTCCTTTAATTACATCTTCATCAATTTTCATAAGCAATAAATTTTATCTTAAATCAATTATTTAAGTTAGGATGATACAGAATACCTAATTAAATTCAATAATTTATAGATATTCTGTAAAACGAATAAATAGTAGAAATTATATCGGTAAATTTTTCTGATAAGCTCCAGTCAACCAATTAAAACTTTTCACAGATTCTTCCAATTGTTTCTTTTGATCGGGCTTCACAAACCACCACGCTACAAATGCACCATCTTTAAAATTGTCGTTGACTCGATAATACATCGTCGGGTTTAGCTTCTTGATAGAA containing:
- a CDS encoding DUF6988 family protein, with translation MKIDEDVIKGLLYSSHHLEGELLIPISKASLYNESLRYKAADSLGFISIEHATSLRFLIAHAKCNTSAFALFRLQYEALLKALWSLYIASDEQIDVIVGDLSEERAEKNNKEFPSINQMLRQLELKNTPANEAIKMLIEFKKISWNALNSYVHSGLHAVHRNMNGYPAELVFPIIRQSNNLMYYAAYLLAVLTGDNHLVTNVKIVERKFRDCFQVQD
- a CDS encoding putative metallopeptidase; the encoded protein is MEQIRPFPPTDFIDQAEEEEVIRLAPAPDLKEWVVANWLTVGGHLHNPDHDHIAELLHDDETFLAFAWASSAAVAKKRMVLGQCEKVMFNQGGWKKARQEQQMRDWFGFVPVYLITVDASFCENSNDVEFCRLIEHELYHIGVERDEDGEPICSDHTGLPKHYLAGHDVEVFFGETKRWGADANVKRLLEIAKNAPFVSEKSISACCGTCVIN
- a CDS encoding phage portal protein family protein translates to MAKSQKQKKTKPKSAGLMTEVAVEKLAFSMGRAADIDEVLRAAGLSRQKLSVLLADDEISQAMETRLDSVLNAPWRFAEDHGEQTLFLKELLTKWHFEIVSGAWEALPYGYSVMEAVFAFDLQSRITLSEIVVKPLEWFEPKNDGQLIFRKPQSSLEIDVFKTYPLKFFLTRRKPTFKQPYGDPLLSKLYWLWFFKTNSTKFWVKFLERFGSPLLVGKVGGDGRNQDDIDAMTTALLNAHAQSVISIDSEDDVNTVGTNFSGAGSSAFEAFDRVMTKRIQKVVLGQTMTSENDGGGSKALGVVHNEVRMDKRNSDLRMITPTVQEIIDSICLLNNFEKHTVILGGEQDLNVDVVNRDLKLKDLGVEFNQQYVMETYGIKAEHFKMNEGGVSVNTQFKALPQRAFSFAASTKKLSPEQQEVEELTDEQRSFELLDQKQVNELIQSSESPEDLALNLMQLMPSASQSQFTANLERALYAADVLGYVSASGGK
- a CDS encoding PBSX family phage terminase large subunit, with the protein product MELRIKTPRWSKPWFKSARYKGAYGGRGSGKSHFVGEQLVEECVVDKDLRAVCIREIQKSIKYSSKQLIEDKIKALGVSHLFDVQRDLIKRKGGEGVILFQGMQDHTADSIKSLEGFKIAWIEEANRLSAKSLRLLRPTMRAEGSQIWATWNPESKDDPIDEFLRGEFAPDDSIVIEVNINNNPFAPQTLLDEYEEDRKRAIRMQAAGDENAWSMFEHVWHGAYLEFSQAIIFSGRYVVDEFESDDDWTEVYYGSDWGFSQDPTTLNRIFIHNDILYIRNEAHQVGCEIDHLPNLFDEVPGARTHEIRADNSRPETISYMKRQGFKIKAADKWPGSVEDGVTYMKKFKQIVIHPDCPETAREFKLYSYKVNRAGDVLPEILDLNNHHMDGIRYGLQPLIKSTPTRVRPGGGGSRVYT
- a CDS encoding DUF2280 domain-containing protein, encoding MATLKEPVKIFIVQSLACRDTPQEVADLVKQEFDLIIERSQVALYDPTKRRGKNLSKKYVLLFEETREKFDSGLIDIPIANKYYRLKEMQKMYDDSGKNKKTKQSLLKLALQETDGRTTKVEHTGKDGADLEIKIIREFVD
- a CDS encoding PDDEXK family nuclease, which encodes MEINQYTQLTKKSEIKRKPRAKPLPKATEKYLEAEETLFQELEENLIGYRRKFQFESTRNWRFDFYIVKLNLLIEIVGSSWAAGRGGKKIANAFSKYDLAEDMGYKIERFHPDRIQSGYAINLICNSF